The stretch of DNA GCCCCTAGCGGGGTGGCTGATGGCGCGATTCTTCAGCCGCAACAACCTGCTGTTTCGCCAGGTGCAGGAGCAGCTCAGCGACCTGAACGCCGTTTTGCAGGAGAACTTGATTGGGGTGCGGGTGGTCAAGGCCTTTGTGCGGGAGGAGGTGGAGCGCGATCGCTACACCCAGCTCAACCGTGGCCTGGTGGCCGCCAACATGAAGACCATCCTGGCAATTCGCAACACCTTTCCCTTTATCTTTCTGGTCAGCAACCTGGTGATCGTGGCGGTGGTGGGGTACGGCGGCGTGGCGGTGATCGACGGTCAGTTTTCGGTGGGGCAGCTGGTGGCGTTTAACACCTACCTGCTGCTGATTTTGCAGCCGATTTTGCTGATTGGCTTTGCCGCCCCGGCGATCGCCCAGGCGGCCTCCTCGGCGGAGCGGGTCTACGAGGTGCTCGACGCCCCCGTTGAGATCCGCGATCGCCCCAGCGCCGTGCCCTTCACCACCTGCGGCGGCCGCGTCACCTTTGAAAACGTCTCCTTTCGCTACCCTGGGGCCACCACGCCCGCCCTGTGCGATATCTCCTTTGAGACCAAACCCAACGAGCTGATCGCCATTCTGGGCATGACCGGCTCGGGCAAAAGCACCGTCACCAACCTGATCCCCCGCTTTTACGATGTCACCGCCGGGTCCATCCGCATCGATGGCCGCGACGTGCGCGACTTTACCCTGGAAAGCCTGCGATCGCGCATCAGCACCGTATTTCAGGAGACCACCCTGTTCTCCGGCACCATTTTCTCCAACATCACCTACGCCAAATCCGAGGCCAGTCTGGACCAGGTGGTGGAGGCGGCCAAAGCGGCTCAGATCCACGACTTTGTGATGGGCTTGCCGGAGGGCTACGACACCGTGGTCGGCGAGCGCGGCGTGGGCCTGTCCGGGGGGCAAAAGCAGCGGATTGCGATCGCCCGCACCCTGCTCACCGACTACAACATTTTGATTCTCGACGACAGCACCTCCGCTGTCGATGCCCAAACCGCCGCCCAAATTCAGGCCGCCCTGGATGACCTGATGCGCCGCCGCACCTGCACCGCCTTTGTGGTCGCCCAGCGGATCAGTACCGTCCGCACCGCCGATCGCATTTTGCTGATGGACAGGGGTCGCCTGGTGGCCCAGGGCACCCACGAACAGCTGATGGCCACCAGCCCCCTCTACGGCGTCATTCTGGAGTCTCAGGTGGGCTCGTCCCCCGCCCTAGGCCAGGGGCTGAAGACCAGAACCTGAAACCATTTCTAAACGCTGCTCGCGATCGATCTGTGCATCAACCTAAGCAAATGAACCCCTGAGCAGACGGTTGCTGCGGCCTCACAGCCAGAAGAGTCTTACCATTTTTTATGAAACTCATCTTGATCGACAGGCCAAAAATCCAGGCAGTCTTTTGCGTCTATTTTACTGGCTATCTTGGGATGAACAGTGCATTTAATATAGGGATTTTTGTTGAAGAAGCGGCACTTTGAGCAAGGCGTTGAATAGCGAAAATTAGGCATACTACCTAAGCCATTTCTAGCTTTTTCGGACTTCTGGAGACGCCTGATCATGAGAAAAGCTAGCGCAAAGGCCGATAAACCCAGGGCCGTGAATAGTCCGCCGGGGCCACTGTCTGGGGTGGGCGACTGAACCTGTGTTTCTGCGGTGCCTCGGACAGGGACCTGAACCAGAAGGTTCTCGTGAGAGCTTTGATTGTCAAAATATCCTGTCAAATGAGCGGAATAGGAAAACGTCTGTTGGGCTTTCATGGGGCTTGCTTAGTTCATCAAAACTGGGTTCTAACGGCTAAATCTACGTCTGGAGAAAGGGATTGGTTAGCCCAGCCTGGGTCGCTTACTCCACCCGATTGCGATCTCCCCGATTGCGATTTTGTCGCTGACACTTCAGTGCGGCCTGTCAATACTCCTTAGTCATAGCGTGGAGCAATGGGGCTACCGATGAGTCCCCTCTTGGGGACAGATTAGGCTGCAATCCTCTCTTCCCTTTGCAGGAGATGAGGCGTAGCAAAGGTCCTCCCATAGCGTTGGCCAGTTCGCTTGGGACAGTATTGATTGTCAATTGCTAGATTGGGACTGCAATCTGGCGTATAGTCGTCGCCAGTCACCGATGAAACCGTCCTAACCTTCAGGGCGTCGGCGATAGCTTTAAGTGTCGTACTAACCTTAACGAGGCCAGAAATTAAGGTCAGCCGTGCACTGGCACAGTTGCCCCTGGAGGCCGATGTGGAGTAGAAGTCGAATTGATTAGGTTGTGATCAATCCATACAGGCCAAGGGGCAACATTCCCGCCCTGGGCAGCAGCTGTGCGGTATGACTTTTTGCAGTAGGTAGTAGGGATTGATTATGAAATATCGACAGCTTGGCGACAGCGACCTGACCGTTTCAGAAATTGCCCTGGGCTCCTGGCTCACCTATGGCGGCGGGGTCGAGCGGCAGCAGGCCGAAGCCTGCGTCCACACGGCGCTCGATGTTGGCATCAACTTCATCGACACCGCCAATGTCTACGGGCGCGGTGCCGCCGAGTCGTTCCTGGGGGAGGTGCTGCGGGACATCGATCGCAGCTCCTACGTGCTGGCCACCAAGGTGTTTTTTCCCATGTCGCCGGAGGACCAGGGCCTATCGGCGGCGCAGATCCATAAGCAGATCGACGCCTCCCTCCAGCGCCTGAATACCGACTACGTGGACCTCTACCAGTGCCACCGCTACGACAGCAACACCCCCTTGGAGGAAACCATGGCGGCCCTCACCGACGTGGTGCAGCAGGGCAAGGTGCGCTACATCGGCTTCAGCGAGTGGAGCCCGACCCAGATTCGAGCGGCGCTTGAGCTGCCCAATGTGGCCAAGTTTGTCTCCAGCCAGCCCCAGTATTCCATGCTGTGGCGGCAGCCCGAGGCCGAGGTGTTTCCCCTCTGCGCCGACCACGGCATTGGCCAGATCGTCTGGTCGCCCCTGGCCCAGGGGGTGCTGACCGGCAAGTACAAGCCCGGGGCCGCGCCCCCCGCCGACTCCCGTGCCGCCAACGACAAAATGAACGGCTTTATGCAGGACATCAGGAGCGATCGCGTGCTCAGCGCCGTCCAAAATCTGCAGCCTTTGGCCGACCAGCTCAACATTTCGATGGCGCAGCTGGCCCTGGCCTGGATCTTGCGCGACCCCAGGGTGAGCGCCGCGATCGTGGGGGCCAGTCGCCCCGACCAGGTGGCCGACAATGCCGCCGCTTCGGGCATCCCCCTCGACGATGCCATGCTGCGCGAAATCGACATGGTGCTGGGGCCAGCCCAACACCAGATGGCGGCCCGGTAATCGGGTGCGAACCTGTATTGGCGGAGCCTGTACCGCCCACGGCTGAGCGTTTTGGGAGTAGAGCAATGTTCAACAGCTGGATGATCATTGGCGGCGTCACCTTTTTGGTGGCCCTGGGGGGCAGCCTGATTCGGCCCCGCGATGTCTCCTGGGGGCTGCGGCTCGATCGCCCCCGCTGGCTGTTCTTTGAACCCGCCATTCCCGTCATCTGGACGGTGATTTTTGCCTGTGGCGCCATCTCGGCCACCCTGGTCTGGCAGGCCGAACCCGGTAGCCCCAAAACCTGGCTGCTAATGGGCTTCTACCTGCTGGTGGAGCTGATCACCGTGGCCTACATTCCCCTTACCCTGCGGCTCAGAAGCCTCAAGGTGGGCACCGTGCTGGGCGGCATTGGGGTACTTTTGGGCTTTGTGCTGGCGCTGACAGTGCTGCCCAGCTCGGGACTGGCGACGCTGCTGCTGGTGCCCTACGCCATCTGGAGCCCCATTGGCACCTACACCACCGGACAAATGATCGAGCTAAACCCCGATGCAGGCTAGTAGTCTGCCAAGCCAAAGATGACAGGTTGGTGGGGCTCACGGTGCACGGTGTACGGTTCACGGCAGTCCTTAAACCGTACACCGTGTACCCTGCACCGTTAGACGGTTGGAGCCTGTCACAATCAGGTTGGTCAAGTACTAGTATCTGCGGCAGAAATCAGTCAATTGTTCCTGACACCTGACACCTGATACCTGACACCCCCAGCAAGGGTTGCTCTATTTCTGCAGTCTAAATGAGGCGTTGTTGAATGGAGGCATGACTGCTTGTAAGGGCACTCGGTCGTTTGCTCCTACAAGAGGCGTTGGAATATGGCTGCATGGTCCCCCTACGGGACGCGCGGGGCGGTCGTCTGGGCAGGGGCAACCTGGTCAACCAGACGCTCCAGGGCATCGGCCTGGCGTTGCAGCTGTTCGGTTTGTTTGTGCATTTCGTCAATTTGCCGCGTCTGCGACAGCGCCCGACTGGTGTCGGGGGTAAACACCTCGCACCCCGTCAACAACAGACAGAACAACAGCCCTAGGGTAAATAAAATCCGCATGCCGATATCGTTTTGATTTATTCCCAGGATGCGGCAGCCTGGCCCAGCTGAAACCTATCTTTGGGTCAGACCTGGAACGCGATCGCCCCTCCCACAGCGGGGAAGATTAATATGCCCTCCCTGAGAGATCGCCTCTAAAGCCCTATCCCTGACTTCAGTAACAAGTGACCTTCACCTCAGCAATCGCAGGCCGTTCAGCGTCACCAGCAGGGTCGATCCTTCATGGCCAATAACCCCAGCGGGTAAGGTGAGTTCGCCCAGAAAATTGGCCACCATTAGCAGGGCAACAGAGGTCAGGGCCAGGGCGATGTTTTGGCGAATAATGCGCTGGGATTTTTGCCCAATCACAATCGCCTGCTCCAGCTGGTCGAGGCGATCGCCCATCAACACAATGTCCGCCGTTTCCAGCGCCACATCTGTGCCAGCGCCCCCCATGGCAATACCCACCGACGCCTGGGCCAGGGCCGGGGCGTCGTTGATGCCATCGCCGACCATGGCTACCGTGTGGTACTGCTGCTGCAGGCGCTTAACCACGTCTACTTTATCTTCGGGCAGGAGGTTGGCGTAGACCTCACTCACCCCCACCCCCAGGGCAATGGTCTCAGCGGTGGCGGCGTTGTCACCGGTCAGCATCACCGTGGTCGGAATGCCCCTTTGCCTGAGGTTCTGCAAAAGCTGAGCCGCCTGGGGGCGAACCCGATCCGCCACCGCCAGGAGCCCGAGGATTTGGTCCTGCCGCCGTACCCAAATGACGCTTTTGCCTTCGCCCTCCAGCCGTTGGCTGGCCTGGAGCAGGACGGGATCTACAGGGGTAGCCAGGCCAGCACTAACGTAAGCCAGCTTGCCCACCTGCACGGGCACACCCTCGACCTGGCCGTGGATACCCTGGCCCGCCTCAGCCTGCACCGAGGAGACAGGCTGGGTGAGAATGCCCCGCTGGTGAGCGGTGGCCACAATCGCTTCGGCGGCGGGGTGTTCTGAGTAGGCTTCTACGGAGGCCGCCACTTGCAGCACCTGCTCAGCCTCAACGGTGGGGGCCGGGACCAGGTCGCTGACGGTGAGCACCCCGGTGGTGAGGGTGCCGGTTTTGTCGAAGGCGATCGCCCGCACCCGCCCGATGGTTTCCAACTGAGCCCCATCCTTGAACAGAATCCCCTGCCGTGCCCCTCGGGCGATGCCCGACAGCAGGGTGGGCATAATCGAAGCCATCAGGGCGCAGGGCGAGGCCACCACCAGAAAAATCAGCGCCCGATAAATCGTGGTTTCCCAGGTCCACCCCAGCAGGAGCGGCGGCAGCAGGGCCAGCAACAGCCCCGCCCCCACAATGAGGCGGGCATAGCCCCGCTCAAACTGTTCTAAAAATTGTTGGGAGGGGGGCTGGCTGGTCTTGGCCTGCTCCACCAAGCGAATCACGCGCTGAATCAGGCTGCTGGCTGGGGGTTTGTGCAATGCCACGGTGAGCGCGCCATGGCCATTGATGGTGCCCGCAAAGACCTCGTCGCCCACCCCCTTTTCCACCGGAATCGACTCGCCCGTGATTGGAGCCTGGTTGACGGTGCTACTGCCCCCCTGCACCAGGCCATCGGTGGGGATCAGGTCGCCGGGCTTGATCAAAATGCGATCGCCCACCCCCAACGTTTCCGTAGCGACGAGCCGCTCCTGGCCCCCAACCAGCTTACGAGCTGTGTCCGGGGCCAACTGCATCAAGCTGCGAATATTGCGCTCGGTGCGGTGCAGGGCGATCGTCTCCAAGGCTCCACTGACCGCAAAAATCAAAATCAGCACCGCCCCATCCACCAGCAGGTAGTACTGCCGCTGCCACAGCCCCAGCGCCGCCGCCCCCAGCGCCGCCACGATCATCAACAAATCCACATCCAGCTCCCGCTCCTGCCAGAGGGTGGTCAACCCCTCCTTGGCGCTGGCATAGCCACCGATGACGTAGCCCGTGAGCAACAGCCCCACCCCAAGACCCACTTGCCCCCCCTGCAACCCCAGCCACCCCACCAGCGCCAGCAGCGCACAGGCCCCCGCCGCCACCGCATCAGGGTAGGTGTGCATCCAGATTCGCAGGCCCTTGGGCATTGTGCCCGGAAAAGTCGAAGTCATCGGGGTCAAGCCCTACGTCAGAACCTCTACAGGGTAAAGGTTGACATTGATGTTAGGGTCAAGGGGTATTGGGTGGATGGGTGGATGGGTAGGTGGGTAGGTGGGTAGGTGGGTAGGTGGGTAGGTGGGTAGGTGGGTAGGCGGGTAGGTGGGTAGGTGGGTGGATGGGTGGATGGGTGGATGGGTGGATGGGTAGGTGGGTAGGCGGGTAGGTGGGTAGGTGGGTTGGCAGGTTAGGGGGAGTGTTCAGAAAATCACGCTTGACAGGGCTGAACCCTTGATTTTTCGTTCTCGAAACAGGGATTTACACAAAATTCTGATCCCTCCCGGTTAGGTTTTTCTATTTCACTGATTTTGGCTCCGTCCACTCATCCACTCCTCCACTCCTCCACTCCTCCACTCTCCCACTCATCCACTCCTCCACCCTCCCACTCCCCCATGCTCACCATCAAACAACTTACCCAAACCGTTGGCCATGGCATTACGCCCCGGATGGTGCGGCACTACCATCAGATTGGGCTGTTGCCTCAGCCGGTGCGATCGCAGGGCAACTATCGTCTGTATGACCAGCCTGATGTCGAGCGGTTGCGGCGGATTGTGGCGCTGAAGCAGCAGGGGTTTCAGCTGGCCCACATTAAGCAAATGCTGGAGGTGGATTCGCCTTCCCTGCAAACGGAGCCCCTGCTGGAGCAGTTGCAAGGCGAATACCAGGGGGTGCTGCGGCAGTTGATTCGCCTGCGGCAGACGGCAATGGCGCTGGAGGGGATCCTGGGACGCGATCGCGCCTGTCAAGACATGCAGGCCGAGGCTC from Leptolyngbya sp. KIOST-1 encodes:
- a CDS encoding TspO/MBR family protein is translated as MFNSWMIIGGVTFLVALGGSLIRPRDVSWGLRLDRPRWLFFEPAIPVIWTVIFACGAISATLVWQAEPGSPKTWLLMGFYLLVELITVAYIPLTLRLRSLKVGTVLGGIGVLLGFVLALTVLPSSGLATLLLVPYAIWSPIGTYTTGQMIELNPDAG
- a CDS encoding aldo/keto reductase family protein; translated protein: MKYRQLGDSDLTVSEIALGSWLTYGGGVERQQAEACVHTALDVGINFIDTANVYGRGAAESFLGEVLRDIDRSSYVLATKVFFPMSPEDQGLSAAQIHKQIDASLQRLNTDYVDLYQCHRYDSNTPLEETMAALTDVVQQGKVRYIGFSEWSPTQIRAALELPNVAKFVSSQPQYSMLWRQPEAEVFPLCADHGIGQIVWSPLAQGVLTGKYKPGAAPPADSRAANDKMNGFMQDIRSDRVLSAVQNLQPLADQLNISMAQLALAWILRDPRVSAAIVGASRPDQVADNAAASGIPLDDAMLREIDMVLGPAQHQMAAR
- a CDS encoding ABC transporter ATP-binding protein — translated: MAQSQSQETSSLRQLQRVLGSLWRYPWLTLGALVSALLLVAAYAVTPQLFRWAIDDGIAQNNLTVVLQSGVGLLIAALARGLFNFGQSFCAEAMSQSVVYDLRNRIFSKIQILSFSYHDQAQTSQLLTRVTSDTEQVRTFLSTSLVQVISGVVTLAAIAVILLVMNWRLALISLLVVPLAGWLMARFFSRNNLLFRQVQEQLSDLNAVLQENLIGVRVVKAFVREEVERDRYTQLNRGLVAANMKTILAIRNTFPFIFLVSNLVIVAVVGYGGVAVIDGQFSVGQLVAFNTYLLLILQPILLIGFAAPAIAQAASSAERVYEVLDAPVEIRDRPSAVPFTTCGGRVTFENVSFRYPGATTPALCDISFETKPNELIAILGMTGSGKSTVTNLIPRFYDVTAGSIRIDGRDVRDFTLESLRSRISTVFQETTLFSGTIFSNITYAKSEASLDQVVEAAKAAQIHDFVMGLPEGYDTVVGERGVGLSGGQKQRIAIARTLLTDYNILILDDSTSAVDAQTAAQIQAALDDLMRRRTCTAFVVAQRISTVRTADRILLMDRGRLVAQGTHEQLMATSPLYGVILESQVGSSPALGQGLKTRT
- a CDS encoding heavy metal translocating P-type ATPase, producing MTSTFPGTMPKGLRIWMHTYPDAVAAGACALLALVGWLGLQGGQVGLGVGLLLTGYVIGGYASAKEGLTTLWQERELDVDLLMIVAALGAAALGLWQRQYYLLVDGAVLILIFAVSGALETIALHRTERNIRSLMQLAPDTARKLVGGQERLVATETLGVGDRILIKPGDLIPTDGLVQGGSSTVNQAPITGESIPVEKGVGDEVFAGTINGHGALTVALHKPPASSLIQRVIRLVEQAKTSQPPSQQFLEQFERGYARLIVGAGLLLALLPPLLLGWTWETTIYRALIFLVVASPCALMASIMPTLLSGIARGARQGILFKDGAQLETIGRVRAIAFDKTGTLTTGVLTVSDLVPAPTVEAEQVLQVAASVEAYSEHPAAEAIVATAHQRGILTQPVSSVQAEAGQGIHGQVEGVPVQVGKLAYVSAGLATPVDPVLLQASQRLEGEGKSVIWVRRQDQILGLLAVADRVRPQAAQLLQNLRQRGIPTTVMLTGDNAATAETIALGVGVSEVYANLLPEDKVDVVKRLQQQYHTVAMVGDGINDAPALAQASVGIAMGGAGTDVALETADIVLMGDRLDQLEQAIVIGQKSQRIIRQNIALALTSVALLMVANFLGELTLPAGVIGHEGSTLLVTLNGLRLLR